The genomic segment GCTAAGAAATAATTTAAAGAGAGCGAAAGGCGGAATTAAGAATCAACTTGGTAAATTAACAAATAATCCGACTTTAAGATGGATATTTCAATGTTTTCAAGGAATCCATGTAGTCACTTTGAATGAAGTTAAACAAATTACTAACTTAACCGAAGAACGTAATCTTATTTTAAAATTTTTCCCATCAGTCTGTCAAAAATATTATTTGTAACTTTAAAGAGAGTAAGGCTTTGATTAATATCTGAAAATTTCTCAATTTTATCTAGGAGTAATGAATGACTCTTCAATTTTTTATTAATTATTATTAATTATACAAATTTTTTCTTCAAGAAAAATGTTCGAGGTTTGATTAGAGAATTTTAAAATTAAAATTTTTGGGTTATTCGCAGCTTTTTTAAAAATGTATCTCCTCATACTTCAGAATGAAGTGCGGAATGTGGGGTTTATATTCATCTTCCCCGATATAACGCTGAATATATTGAAGATAGAGAAATTTGGCAAAGTGTTATATGGAATTTTCAATGTCATTTACCGGTATCTCAAATACCTGATTTACTTTCTATTTGGGAATATTTGTATGAACGGAGTTTAGGATGTGTAGGTATTTTAAAAAATTGGACGAGAAATGCTTTAGCTGATGCCTTGGAAGAAGGAGCTAGCACGTTGACTCGTAAACATTTAGAGTCTCGCGCTTTATCTGTTGGTCAGTCTAGAAATATTCTTAAAAAAATTAAAGAAGGAGAGAAGAATTATGCAGATATTGAAGGAGAAGTAGAACAGCTTAGAAATGAACTTGGATTAGGTTTAAAGCCAAAGACTAGAAAAATATCTGCTTGCACTACAACTCCAAAAACTGCTCCAAAGGGAGTAAAAGGTAAATCTGTCGGTCAACGCAAAGGTAAAAGAGATTCTATAGGAATTCAATAAAATGCACAATACAAAAATATTTAAAGTTTATCCTTCTTTAAACACTAATTTACCCATAATTCCTGAAAGAAGTGTTTTATACTCATTAGAACCTATTGGAGTAGGCACACCCTATTGCGAAAGCTTAACGAGCTATTTAACTCGTCTTAGTTATGAGCATGGTGTTTCAATTGATAAATTACTTTCACTTAATGATTTTTTCACGCATTATGAAAAAGAACCCTATCCTAATAATAGACATGGAGTTATTAATCACTTAATTGGAATGTATGATAATCTAAGAGCCGTTAATGGAATTGGTAAACAAGCACAGACTTTAGTAAATTGTCTAGAAAAATTAACTGGACAAAATAATTTATCTTATTTAACATTGTTGACTTGGTCTGAGATAACTTGTCATCGAAAGTTATTTAAGGTCTATAAATCTTGGTGTCCTCGTTGTTTTCAGGAATGGAAGCTACAAAAAGAATTGATTTATGAACCTTTAATCTGGTTTTTTCAAGAAGCTAAAATTTGTTATAAACATCAACAAATATTAACAAATCAATGTCCTTATTGCTCTACTAATATTCTTCTTTTATCTTCATCTCCTGGTTTTTGTTCTAAATGTAGCCAATGGCTAGGCAGTTTATCTAATTACGAATTAGATAGTAAAGAAATATTAAAAGATGAAGAGTTATCTTGGCAAAATTATCTTATTCCTAGTCTTCAAGATTTAATAGCCATTGCTCCTAGTTTATTAAAATCTCCTGATAAATATCAATTCTTAACTTTTATTCATGTATTATTAAAAAGCAATAATACTTTAACTAAAAATCAATTAGCTAAAGTATTAGGACTAAGTTTTACTCAATTGCAAGCGTATTATCAAGATTTTTGTTTGCCGTCATTACCTTCTTTGATTTCTATATCTCATTCAACTAATATTTCTTTAGTTAAGATGTTAACAGAAAATCATAGTGAAGGTTTGGATAAAAGTTATAAAATAACTTCTTTTAATAAAGATTATGTTAAAAGTAATAAAAAAATTGGTTCTTATCAAAAACGAAAGTCAAGAAATAAAATCATTAAAGCTTTAAAAAACGCTATTACAGAAAATCCCCCACCTACTTTAATTTCAGTTATCAAGCAACTTGGTTATAAAAACACCAGCTACTTTTATTATAAATTTCCTGAACTTTGTCACCAAATTACTAAAAGATCTAAAGAATATCGTCATCAATTAAGTTTAAAAAATATAGAAAATATACAGAATGAAATTGAAGAGATTATTTTATATCTTCATGCTCAAGGGATAGAACCCACAATTAACTTACTTCGCTCTTTAATGCCCAAATCGGGTTTTCTGAGACATCAACCTATTCGAGAGTATATTTTAAAGCTTCAAAAAGAGTTGGGCTATTTTGTGAATGACTAAAAAAAATGTATTTTACGGTTTATAATTCATTAAATTTAAAATCTTTAGTTTCTTTTTGTAGCTATTTTTACTAACTTCGTCCTATCAATATTGATACTACATTAATTGAAAGTTTAAGTAGTTATATTACTCAATTAGCTGAGGCTCATTATGTTTCACCTCAAATATTAATAACAAAAGTAATTGTACCAGTCATTCCTACAGCTTGTAAAAGCTCAAATTCATATGGAATGAGCAGGTGGACAGCCGCAATTAATGGAACAGATTTTATGTCCTTTGATTTAGTTCAAGTTTTGGACAGCTTAACGGCACAGTAAAATTTACGTCCACTTACTTTGCTCTTTTAGCAATTATTTATTTTTTTGTCAAGTTTCTCTGAATTGGAAGCATAAGATTGCAGTAGTGAAGTGGAAGCATAAGATTGCAGCTACTGCAAAGTTATGCTTCCGGTGACAGTTTTTTTTTCTTTAATCAATCCTCTCTCTGAGCGCCGTTGGCGAGAATTGATGAAAGAAGCAATCGCTACACCAAAGCTTCTTAGTTAATCGACACATAAAGGAATCAATCATGTCAGACTTAATCTTCCAAATCTTTGTCAGTTTCGTTGTATTCTTATTCGTATGCTGTCTTCAGTATAGACCCGAACAGCCCTCTACAATTACTGAAGTAAGTAAAAATAAAACGAAAACTACTCAACCCATTATCCCTCTATTACCACCAGTCAAACAACGTCTTCATAATACTACCGAGGTTATCACTAATGATGTAATTATCCCTCCTTTTCATTCCGCGATCGCCTATTTACCACCAGTCAAAGTAAGTCACCAAAATCAAACAACTCCCATCATCAACCCTACATTAATCACGGAAGCACCCAAATCCAATAAACCTCAAATATCACCTAATATTACTCTCAAGGCGTTGAAAGAATACATCAAAGAGCATAACCTACAAACTCTAATTTACGAAAAGTTGGGCAAATCATACAGTAAAGCCAAAAAGGAGGAACTCTTTAAAGCCTTAAATAGTTAACAGTTATCAGTTATCAGCGACTACCTATTAGTAGCTGGTAACTCAATGTGACACTCATAAATATTTACAAGCAAAAAAATAACCATTTATGGTATTTAAAAAACTTACCGAAAAAACGCGCTCGGAAAAAGGTTATTGCCTACTTGGGGAGCGCTCCTATGCCACAATCGATGGAATTAGGACGCATCATACGACACAAAAAAAAACTTCTGTAAAAATTCATTGGATTTGCGAACTCAGAGAAGAAAGACCTGTTTTCGTATTACTTAATGGAGTAACGGGTTGGGAAAGTTGGTCGATTCAACATTTAATTGATTTTGGTTTGTTTAACGATCGAGAATTAACCTATTTTCTGGCTTGTGCAGGAACAACGGGTAGGTGGGACAAATTAATTTTAGACCGCGAACAAGTTAAAAAAGTCGTCCTCGAATTAGTCTCAATTTACGGACTGGAAATTAACGATTAATCTTGCCAAGCTCAAAAAACAGCATTCATTATAGTTATCAGTTATTAGCAACTAATATGTAGGAGTTAGTAACTGTATTTAATTATCACTTTTTTAAAAAGGACAAAATCAATGTACATCAAAGAATACGGCGCTGCCGATAATATATGAAAAATTAAGGAGTTTACTATGACTACTGCCAATTTTATTTCATTAGTGGGACGTGCATCAAAAGATCCCGAAAGCAAATATTTTCTATCTGGGGCTTGTGTGTGCAAAGTCGATATCGCGGTCAAACGCGGCAAGGACGATGAACCTGATTGGTTTAGTTTAGAATTCTGGGAAAAGACGGCAGAAGTAGCTGCTAATTATATTCGTAAAGGAGGATTAATAGCAGTTCAAGGAGAAGTCCTCATCAATTGGTGGAAAGACCCAGAACAAGGTAACAGATTTAAACCTGTAGTCCGAGTCAAAAATTTAGAATTATTGGCATCGGCTAAAAATGATTCTGTAACTCCTCCAAATAATGTTGATGACGACAGTCCTATTCCCACTCCAGTTAAATCTAAAGCCAAACTAATTCTTAATAAAAATTAACCCTTTCAACAATTAATCAGTAACCTCTAGGATTTAAAGACATCCTAGAAGTTATCTTTTTTTTTCGCCGTTGGCGACAATTGATGAAAAATTAATAATTAAGGAAATTATCATGAATATTTGGGAAGTCACACTAACTTTAGTAAAAATTAATTCCTCCATTGATGAAGAAGGAAAAGTTACGATATCAGGGACGGGCAAATTCCAGTATTATGACAATAAGCAATGGATGGAATGCCCTATCCCTTTCACAGCCAAAGGAAATGCCGCTTTAGTTGTTGACAATGCAGGAATCGGGGGAATTATCTTAGCATCGGGAAGATTCAACTTATTCAAAACTAAGGATAATTTGAATCCCAGAATGCTCTTAAATATCGACAGAGCCATTCCCGTTCAACCAGATTTAGAAGAGATTGAGAATATTGAAGAATCTCCTTCGACTGTCGAACCCCAAGGTGAGTTAGTAACAACAGGAATTAATGTTGACAATAATGGTCATCAAAAATCTGAAGTTAATGATGATGATGAGCTTGGATTTTAATTGAGAAAACCCAGTCCTCCAAGGGCTGGTATTTTTTCTTGACAACGGAACTATTTTCTAATTACACTGAAATTTAGCACCACCCTCATCGTTGTTTGGCAAACGCACCACCACCAAGAATGCCAAACCCTATCCAAAAGACATAAAAATCGACCCTTGTCGCCCCTCGATAATGGTCAAATCAAAATTTGGCTACGGTCAATCTCGAATACCTAAGCGTTTACGTCTTGCTTGTTGCTCAGTGCGCTCATTTTCTCGTATTCGCTCGGTGTAACTAATTCCGAATCGCTCTTGCCAATATTCTTCGGTTTCACGCCAACGTTTGACTTCCTCTTGTTTGCCCACTAGAACGTGAGCAACACCGGCACTGTCTCGCTCGGAATCCCAAACTCTTTTTTCATACTCCCGACGAGGTTTGCCATTGGGATAATAAAAATACTTTGACGCTCCCCTCTTTAACAAAAGGATATTCCCATTCCGGAAGAAGATTTTCATCTTCATCGTAGAACTGTTTCTCATAATCATCCAACCTGTGATTGGGATTTCTACCCATTTTTATCTCAGAAAAAATAAATACAATTTTTTTATTAAATTATGACGTTAGAAATCAAACACATCGACTTGATATCGGGCGAGTATATTCCTAACCCATTCCCCAACCAACGTACTGAACAACCGCATTGGATAGAGAAACTTGAAAATAGTTTATTAGAGTCATTCTGTCCGGATATTTCTTTAAGTGTTGGGCATCTAGATGATTTTTATGTCCAAACAGATGACCCTGATAGAATAGCCCAAGCCGAGAAAATTCTAGCTAACCATCCAGAAGGACATAAGCTTATTTTAGCGAATGGCGATCGCTTCTTTTATGCGCCAGCCGAATATGAACCTATTATCAACGAAATCCTAGCAGGATTAGATGTAGAAAATCCCGATCTCAAAAATCGTGGAGCTTATTCATCACTACTAACATCTGACCAGAAATCTAATTCATATTGTAAAGCCACCATTTTAATCGTCGATGATGAAACGGGAGAGAATGGAGGTATTCTTGATGAAGAAGATGCTTGGAGATTGACAGGCGACTGTCATGGAAAAATGTCTCCCCTCTTTGCACAAGAAGTTTTTGACACAAATAATAAGGCAATTCAATTTAGAATTGGGTTAGTTAAAGATAAATTTATTGGTAAAGGAACACTGACTCCCCGGTGGCTTGATGGCGATAAACATGAGCATTTTCGTCCCCTTAAGTTCAAAAATCCCGATAACGTACCTCAAATAGACCTTGTGCTTCCTATTTCTTCATTTAAAGGAACAGCCAAGGGAAATATAAAACCTGGGTTAATTGCTACTGAAATTGTAATTACCGAGAAAG from the Gloeothece citriformis PCC 7424 genome contains:
- a CDS encoding TniQ family protein; its protein translation is MHNTKIFKVYPSLNTNLPIIPERSVLYSLEPIGVGTPYCESLTSYLTRLSYEHGVSIDKLLSLNDFFTHYEKEPYPNNRHGVINHLIGMYDNLRAVNGIGKQAQTLVNCLEKLTGQNNLSYLTLLTWSEITCHRKLFKVYKSWCPRCFQEWKLQKELIYEPLIWFFQEAKICYKHQQILTNQCPYCSTNILLLSSSPGFCSKCSQWLGSLSNYELDSKEILKDEELSWQNYLIPSLQDLIAIAPSLLKSPDKYQFLTFIHVLLKSNNTLTKNQLAKVLGLSFTQLQAYYQDFCLPSLPSLISISHSTNISLVKMLTENHSEGLDKSYKITSFNKDYVKSNKKIGSYQKRKSRNKIIKALKNAITENPPPTLISVIKQLGYKNTSYFYYKFPELCHQITKRSKEYRHQLSLKNIENIQNEIEEIILYLHAQGIEPTINLLRSLMPKSGFLRHQPIREYILKLQKELGYFVND
- the ssb gene encoding single-stranded DNA-binding protein: MTTANFISLVGRASKDPESKYFLSGACVCKVDIAVKRGKDDEPDWFSLEFWEKTAEVAANYIRKGGLIAVQGEVLINWWKDPEQGNRFKPVVRVKNLELLASAKNDSVTPPNNVDDDSPIPTPVKSKAKLILNKN